A single Natrinema pellirubrum DSM 15624 DNA region contains:
- the metX gene encoding homoserine O-acetyltransferase MetX, with product MTTKETADLGEFQFLSGESIPTLEVAYETYGEFTGDNAVLICHALTGSAHVARRPDAGDETAGQARAWWGDVVGPGKAIDTTEYYVVCANVPGSCYGTTGPASENPETGKPYGTDFPPVTVGDWTRAQRKLLDELGVGRLHAVVGGSVGGMNVLDWLRRYPDDVERAGAVATAARLDPQCLALDTVARRAITSDPNWNGGHYYGAAESDANGGSSDSSDGRAEPEEGLARARQIGHIMYLSKASMGRKFGRRSAGRETVREEQPDPAAAFFPYREVESYLDYQADKFVDRFDANSYLYMTRAMDDFDLSAGYEGDADALAAFEGELLLLSFTGDWHFTTEQAEALAEAARAADVDVAHHVVESDHGHDAFLVEPEKVGPPLSDLLASGLEGRAITDTEPESESDNSGEFAPVHTSLFSE from the coding sequence GTGACGACGAAAGAGACGGCCGACCTCGGGGAGTTCCAGTTCCTCTCGGGGGAGTCGATCCCGACCCTCGAGGTGGCCTACGAGACCTACGGCGAGTTTACCGGCGATAACGCGGTGCTGATCTGTCACGCGCTGACCGGTAGCGCCCACGTCGCCCGCCGGCCGGACGCGGGCGACGAGACCGCAGGACAGGCTCGAGCCTGGTGGGGCGACGTGGTCGGCCCCGGGAAGGCCATCGACACGACGGAGTACTACGTCGTCTGTGCGAACGTGCCGGGATCGTGCTACGGGACGACCGGCCCAGCCAGCGAGAACCCCGAGACCGGCAAACCCTACGGCACCGACTTCCCGCCGGTCACGGTCGGCGACTGGACCCGCGCCCAGCGGAAACTGCTCGACGAACTCGGCGTCGGCCGGCTCCACGCGGTCGTCGGCGGCAGTGTCGGCGGGATGAACGTCCTGGACTGGCTCCGTCGCTATCCGGACGACGTCGAACGCGCCGGTGCGGTCGCAACCGCCGCCCGCCTCGATCCGCAGTGTCTCGCGCTCGATACCGTTGCCCGCCGGGCCATCACGAGCGACCCGAACTGGAACGGCGGCCACTACTACGGCGCCGCCGAGAGCGACGCGAACGGAGGGTCGTCGGACTCGTCCGACGGGAGGGCCGAACCCGAGGAGGGGCTGGCTCGAGCCCGCCAGATCGGCCACATCATGTACCTCTCGAAGGCCTCGATGGGCCGGAAGTTCGGCCGGCGGTCGGCGGGCCGGGAGACGGTCCGCGAGGAACAGCCAGACCCCGCGGCCGCCTTCTTCCCGTATCGGGAGGTCGAGTCCTATCTGGACTATCAGGCCGACAAGTTCGTCGACCGGTTCGACGCCAACAGCTACCTCTACATGACCCGCGCGATGGACGACTTCGATCTGTCGGCGGGCTACGAGGGAGACGCCGATGCGCTGGCGGCCTTCGAGGGCGAACTCCTCTTGCTCTCCTTTACCGGCGACTGGCACTTCACCACCGAACAGGCCGAAGCGCTGGCCGAGGCCGCCCGCGCGGCCGATGTCGACGTCGCTCATCACGTCGTCGAGTCCGATCACGGCCACGACGCCTTCCTCGTCGAACCCGAGAAGGTCGGCCCGCCGCTGTCGGACCTGCTCGCAAGCGGGCTCGAGGGACGGGCGATCACCGACACCGAACCGGAATCCGAGTCCGACAACTCCGGTGAGTTCGCGCCGGTCCATACGAGTCTGTTTTCCGAGTGA
- a CDS encoding O-acetylhomoserine aminocarboxypropyltransferase/cysteine synthase family protein, with the protein MSDDASDGYDADGETPEVSRDGGGDTAGSEERGLGTRSVHAGQSPDPETGAMAPPIYQTTSYVFEDADTAADRYALEDDGYIYSRMANPTVTTLEDRLADLEGGAGAVATGSGMAALDAAVLILAEAGDNVVCSTDTYGGTTAYFSKTATRRDIEPTFVPTLEYDAYAEAIDEDTAFVHVETIGNPSLVTPDFERVAEIAHDNGVPLVVDNTFATPALCRPLEHGADVVWESTTKWLHGSGTTVGGVLVDGGSFPWGDHGYDEIAGQNHAYHDVDFSRDFPEAPFAATARYRSLRSLGNQQSPFDAWQTLQGLESMPLRVDKHCENARIVADYLDDHEDVAWVTHPGLADHPTHDNAKRYLEDYGGMVAFGLEKGYEAGKAFCENVELASFLANIGDAKTLVIHPASTTHGQLTPEERKEAGVTDDLVRMSVGIEDPEDILADLESAIAAATQAAGETA; encoded by the coding sequence ATGAGCGACGACGCCAGCGACGGGTACGACGCCGACGGTGAGACACCGGAGGTGTCCCGGGATGGAGGCGGTGACACCGCCGGTAGCGAGGAGCGCGGGCTCGGCACCCGCAGCGTCCACGCCGGCCAGTCTCCCGATCCGGAAACCGGTGCGATGGCACCGCCGATCTATCAGACGACCTCCTACGTCTTCGAGGACGCCGACACCGCCGCCGACCGATACGCCCTCGAGGACGACGGCTACATCTACTCGCGGATGGCCAACCCGACGGTCACCACGCTCGAGGACCGCCTCGCCGACCTCGAGGGGGGTGCGGGCGCGGTCGCGACCGGCAGCGGCATGGCCGCGCTCGACGCCGCCGTCCTGATCCTCGCCGAGGCGGGCGACAACGTGGTCTGTTCGACCGATACCTACGGCGGGACGACGGCCTACTTCTCGAAAACCGCAACTCGGCGGGACATCGAACCGACGTTCGTCCCTACGCTCGAGTACGACGCCTACGCCGAGGCCATCGACGAGGACACCGCGTTCGTCCACGTCGAGACGATCGGCAACCCCTCGCTGGTGACGCCGGATTTCGAGCGGGTCGCCGAGATCGCCCACGACAACGGCGTCCCCCTCGTCGTCGACAACACGTTCGCGACGCCGGCGCTGTGTCGACCGCTGGAACACGGGGCCGACGTCGTCTGGGAGTCGACGACCAAGTGGCTCCACGGCTCGGGGACGACCGTCGGCGGGGTACTCGTCGACGGCGGCTCGTTCCCCTGGGGCGACCACGGCTACGACGAGATCGCGGGCCAGAACCACGCCTATCACGACGTCGACTTCTCGCGGGACTTCCCCGAGGCCCCCTTCGCCGCGACCGCACGCTACCGCTCGCTGCGCAGTCTCGGTAACCAGCAGTCGCCGTTCGACGCCTGGCAGACCCTGCAAGGGCTGGAGTCGATGCCCCTGCGCGTCGACAAACACTGCGAGAACGCCCGGATCGTCGCCGACTACCTCGACGATCACGAGGACGTCGCCTGGGTCACCCATCCCGGCCTCGCGGACCACCCGACCCACGACAACGCCAAGCGATATCTCGAGGACTACGGCGGGATGGTCGCGTTCGGCCTCGAGAAGGGGTACGAGGCGGGCAAGGCCTTCTGCGAGAACGTCGAGTTGGCCTCGTTCCTCGCGAACATCGGCGACGCGAAGACGCTGGTGATCCACCCAGCCAGCACCACCCACGGCCAACTCACGCCCGAAGAGCGCAAGGAGGCCGGCGTCACCGACGATCTGGTCCGGATGTCGGTGGGTATCGAGGACCCCGAAGACATCCTCGCGGACCTCGAGAGTGCGATCGCGGCCGCGACGCAAGCGGCGGGTGAGACGGCGTGA